The nucleotide sequence CTTCATGATGTGTGGCGTCGTCCAGCACAAGGTCGGAACAAGGGAAATACCGCTCCTCGGTGGCCTGGCGCCAAAAATGCCTCTTGCTGCAACATTCATGACGATAGGCTTCCTCGCGTCGCTCGGCTTGCCTGGGATGATCGGGTTTGTGGCGGAGTTCTCAGTGTTCATTGCCACATTTGACGCATACGCGTGGATACTGATGCTTCCGATTGCAAGTGTCGCGATCACGGCTGGTTATTACCTATGGGCATTGCAACGCACAATGTTCGGCCCGCTGACCGAGAAAATCGATACATCGCATGCCCACGATGTCAACTGGTACGAGGCGGTGCCACTGGCTATTCTGGCGATCTTAATCGTCTTCTTTGGCATGTTTCCGGGTGTTGTCATGGATTACATCACGCCATCGGCGAACATCATTTCTGCGATTCTGGGGGTGGGCTGATTGGTCGATCTCTCACCTGTTTATTCGGAAATCATCATACTTCTATTTGCGGTTGGGTTACCAGCAGTCTATTATCTCACGAAGTCTGAGAAAGCACTTAGTATCGTATCGCTGGTTGGCATCATTGCGGCGATGATCCCTCTATTGATTTTCTATATTGACGGTTCCCAACCAGTTGTTTTTGCGGGGGGATTGCTGAGGCTCGATGCGTTCGCTGTTGCGTTCAAACTGGTCTTCCTTGCTGTCGCGCTGTACGTGACCATTGCCTCGATCCGATACGTTAAGGGAGAAAGGCATCTGGCCGAGTATTATTCATTGATTTTGCTCGCCACCCTCGGTATGATGGTCGTCGCCTCATCTCTCGACCTTATCACCCTATTTGTAGGGCTGGAGCTTGCAAGCCTCTCCTCATATGCACTCGTTGGATTTAGAAAAGCTGATAAGAGGGGAATTGAAGCGGCGACAAAGTATCTTATCATCGGCGCACTTTCTTCGGCGATCTCCCTCTACGGTATCTCCCTCATCTACGGGATTACTGGTAGCACTGTGTTTGCGGACATCGGCACTGCAATCGCCACGGCTAGTGGTATGGATCCGATAATCCTGTTGGCCATTGGTCTCCTCATAGCGGGATTTGGATTCAAAGTTGCCATCGTTCCATTTCACATGTGGGCACCTGATGTTTACGAAGGCGCACCCACGACGATCACCTCGCTCCTCGCCTCGAGTTCAAAGAAAATGGGTTTCGTCGCACTCTTCAAAATATTCCTCATAGGTCTCATCGCGATCAAGGCTGATTGGGATGTTGTCGTCGCGGTCATCGCCGTCCTCACGATGACAATCGGCAATCTCGTTGCCATTTCGCAGACGAACATCAAGCGGATGCTCGCATACTCTAGCATTGCTCAAGCTGGTTACATCCTGATCGTCCTTCCGATCGGCACTGAGTACGCGCTGGCAGGTGGCATCTTCCACATCATTACACACGCTTTCATGAAGGGAGGCGCCTTTATCATTGTCGCTGCATTATCAACTGTCGCACTCGGAGAAAGCCTGGCAGACTATAAGGGGCTCGGTAAACGCTCACCGTTCCTCGCATTCTCAATGGGCGTCCTTCTCCTTTCGCTCGCAGGCATTCCACCGCTTTCCGGGTTCGCGAGTAAATTCTGGCTATTCTCAAGTGCAGTCGATGCGGCGATCGCCCCAGAGCAGAGCTGGGTCCTATGGCTTGCGGTCTTCGGTGTGATCAACAGCGCGATCTCGCTTTACTATTACGTTCGAGTAATCAAGTACATGTACGTCGAATCGGGTCCAGAAGAACCGATCAGAGTTCCAAACTCGATGATCCTCGCGATTGCGATAACGGTCGTCGCGACGATCGTCATCGGCCTGTTCCCGTCGCCAATCCTCGAACTTTGCAGAGAGGCGGCGCGCGCGTTCTTCTCAGGGATGTGAAACATCGACCCCTACTTCTTTCTTTTTGACATCTCATCTTCGTATGCTCTGAGTGCATCGAGGAACGAAATCGTGCCGACAAACTCGCCAGCTGAATCGACCACGAGAACCCTACTCACCCCACCTATTAACATGAGTCGCAACGCGTCGATGACATATCCATCCTCATGAATCTGGATGCAGGGATTTTGTCCGACGAGGGTGCAGGCGGTCATAAATTCCTTCACCTTGACGGTCGAGGGGTCACGACCTTGTACGATGACCCTCGTTACATCCGTCGAGGTAATGACGCCGAGGACGATATCTTCCTCTTTCACAACGACGCCCGTCTGGTGCCGCTGCACCATCAATTTCACGACATCTTCTAGCGTTGCCCCGTAGTCGACAACGGGAGGATCGCGGTCGACATAATCCTTTACTTTTGCCTTGACTTGCATGTGGTCGGAATGATTGGAAGTCGTCTCACTTAAACTTTTTCTTGTAGCAGATCTCTTGTCCCGACTCTGAATCTTCTATAAGATCTGAGACAGGCACCGTTTTCTTGCGACCTGTCGTCGCTTGATCGGTTCAACCCTAAACACTCAATAAAATCCTCAACTTCTTCACATGCAATCACTGCGAGAAATCGTCCAGCCTGGTGAGTGAGGGAATTTGAAGAATCGAGACAATTAATAAGTACATTATCATCATTAGGCATCTCGATATTGATGAGCTGGGACCTTCCAATCAGAAAGGAACTAAACATGGTGGAAGAGGAGATCAGGAGAAGTGTACACTCCCAGCAGCAGCTATTGACGGAGATCTCGATGCACGTGATCGGTGCAGGGGGGAAAAGAATTCGCCCTGGTGTTTCGATCCTTTGCTACAAGGCAGTGGGGGGCACAGAAGTCTCCAATGTCATTGGAATCGCCGCCGCGTTTGAACTCATCCACAGTGCGACCCTCATCCACGACGACATTAACGATGGAGGGACGATGAGGCGGGGCAAAGTCTCAGCATTCAAGAAATACGGTGTCCAGCTCGCGCTGGTGGCTGGTGACTTCCTCTTTGTCAAAGGTTTTCGTGCAGGCGGTTCTTTCAGCAAAGAAGTGGTCGAAATCATCGCGGACTCCTGCGCGTGCATGGCTGAAGGAGAGATCCTCCAGGTCGGACACATCAATGACGCGTCGACATCGATCGATACCTATCTCAAAATCATCGAGGGGAAGACGGCGAAACCGATCGAGGCGAGTGCAAAGGTCGGCGCGTTCCTCGGGGGCGGGTCGCCGGTGATGATCGAAACCCTCGGAAGCTATGGCCTCAACCTCGGTATGGCCTTCCAGATCATGGACGATATTCTTGATATTGTTGGAAAGGAAGACGTCCTCGGCAAACCGAAAGGGATGGATTTTTCGGACGGGACGCCGACGTTGCCGATTATCCTGGCGATGGAAGACGGTCACAAAGGAAAGAGGTTGTCCGAACTTTTTGAAAAGAAAAAGAAGCGCCGTTGGGAGGTCGAGGAAGCCTTGAAAATTTTGATGGAATCGGATGCCATTCGGCTTTCGAAAGAGAAGGCGCTTGAGTTCTCAAATAGGGCGATTGAGTCGTTATCGATTCTGAGGCCGTCGGTCTACGAAGAAGCACTGAGATCCCTTGCCAGGACTGTCGTTGAACGGGAATCGTGATAGAACTCATGGAGAATGGGTAATGTCTTCGATCTGCACATGGAAAACGATAAATCTGGCTATATCACACTAACAGCGCAGGGGAATCGCCGATGGCAGAGAGATTGTCGACTGATATCCTGGTCGTTGGTGCGGGACCAGCAGGATCAACAGCGGCGGAGCACGCAGCTCTTCACGGCGCAGACGTCCTGCTCATCGAACGCAAGAAAGAAATCGGCATCCCTTTCGCCTGCGGTGAATTTCTCCCGTCCATTGATGAGGTGAAAAGGATATTTCCTGGTGCCCGTGATATCGATACACTGTTCGACATCCCCAGAGAACTAATTTCTTTGGAGACTCACCGATTGAGGATCTATTCGCCAGAACTACGTGTCTACGAATTTGATTTCGACGGCTTCACGACATACCGTGATCGATTTGATCAGTATTTAGCCTCAAAAGCACTTAAGGCTGGAGCGAAGGTCCTGACAGGGTGTACCTTTATTTCTATTGACGGGGACAGAGTCGTGACGAATCAATGTGAGGTGAAAGCGAAACTCGTGATCGGGGCCGACGGACCGCGGTCCCGCGTTGCCAAGAGCCTCGGTCTTCCGAAGAACAGAGAATTATGTCCTGCTGTAACAGCCCAGGCGGTTGGTAACTTCGAGCCGGTTGCGGAGATGTATTTTGGCAATATCGCACCGGGGGGATATGCCTGGATCCTACCGAAGCGCGGCGGTGCCAACGTCGGGGTCGGTATATCGCCTCGATTTGCGAGCAAGACCGTCGGAGAGTACTTCAAGGAATTTATCGACTGGAAGCAGATTGATGTAGGAAAACCGGCTGGAAAGTATGTGCCTATGGGAGGTCCACTGCACCCCAATTACAACGATAAAGGCCTCATCGTCGGTGATGCGGCCGGTCATGTGATGGCCGTCAACGGTGGCGGAATCCCGATAGCATTGATCTGTGGAAAGATCGCTGGCGAAGTGGCGGCTGCTTGCGTCAGATCTGGTGAATCTATATCTCGATACGGTGAGGAGTGTCGCAGGCAAGTGGAAAAACCCCTCAGGATCGCGCTTCGGACAAAAGTTCTTGCAGATCTTTGCTGGGGGAGTCGGAGAAGGCTTGAACTTGCGATGAGGGTACTTGGTAAGAGGCGAATGGCCAATATCATCAGATGCAAGCGCCTATTTCCGTAGTCCTTGAGGTCGACGACCCCCCTTTAGCCGTCATTTTGTGTTTGCATCAAAATTTCCAACTAATGGAATTGTACAGTATTGTAAGAATGGCCTACGTGTCCGATTAGCTGTTCAAAAGGGATTTCTTCGATTTGGGAGACATCTTCGAGGTTCGGATGCATTGTCGGAAATTACTTTTTCTTTCTGGATCGCCTGCATTTAAGAGGACTTCCGCATACGGGGCATTCCTTAATCTCCTTATCAAAAGCTCTTCCGCAACCGAGGCATCTCATCTCCCATGAAAAGATCTCTTTGATACCCCTCGTGACGATATTGATATAATCGATGCCCATAGTCCTCGCCACATTTTGAATCGAATAGTCCTCTGTCAGGATTGTTGCTTTGAGGTCAAACGCAAGTGCTAGAACTTCTATGTCGGTATCTGACAACTTGTGTGTATCCCCAGTTTTTTGAGCAGCAAGTCTAACCGCTTCTAAAGACGTGGTGGATGGATGCGTTATTTTGATTTTGAATTCCCAATAATCTAGGCGTCTGTCCTTGTATTTCTTCAGCTCGGACAGTACGCCTGGAGGCACGAGGATCTCAGCGTCTTGCGGCAGATCTTCCATTGCGAAGAAGGCAGAGGTGTCGACGACGTACTTCATAGAGATTTAATTGCGCCTGCCCTAATAACTTCTTTTCTCTAGTCATGCTAGTGCACAAGTGTGTCATCCAGATATTCTTCATTGTAAAGGGAACAAGGTATTGTTAAATAGGATTACTGCAATCTCACCGCGGGAATGAAGGAAATCGAAGTTGAACAGGAAGTCATCGACTTCATCAAGAAGCACAAGAGGGATTACAGGGTTTCGACGACGTGCTATGGACCAGTGATCCTCCCGACCGATGTGAAGCCTCCAAAAGATACCGATCTTAGGATCAAGATCGGGAAGAACACGCTCTTCGTCTCGATCGTCCAGGCGAGATATATCACGAAGGTGACAAAATCGATGCTCTACGAAGTCGATGAGGTTGCACGCAAGAAGTGCCCGATCCTGTAGCCTGGCCTATCTGTCATCGCGAGCCTCAATGAATTCTTATCAATCTCTCAAAATTCAAGTTGCCTAATCTCAGAGATCGCTTGGCGCGCGATCTCCTCGAGGCCAGCTTTCTGTGCTTCCTGCAGTGCTTTATTGAGGCTCGCGCGTGTGGCCGGCCTCTTCGGTACGAAAGAGCACGGGAGGACCTTCTTTATTGATATCTCGTAGGTTCCGATACTCTTTGCGATGTTTTCGATTTCGAGCTTATCGAGTCCGATGAGAGGTCTCAGAACCGGAAGAGAAATGCCATGCTGCTCCACCCTAATATTGTGCAAGGTCTGCGATGCGACCTGTCCGAGTGACTCCCCGGTCACAATCGCGTCAGCGTTCAATCTTTGTCCTAAACCATCGGCAACTCGCAGCATAAGCATCTTGCACAGCACGCACCGATAGCCAGGATCACAACGGTCTGCAATAATCTCCTGATTCTTTCCGTGCGGTGCGATGTATACCCTCACATTCTTTTCTAGTAATTCAGCCAATTTTTGCGCGATATCGCGGATCTTTTCGGTCATTCTTTGATCACTGAATGGCTGGTGGTCGAGGTGCAAGAGGTTTATCTCAAATCCCCTCCTCCCGATGAGAAATGATGCGACGGGTGAATCAATTCCTCCAGAGATCAAGCAAATCGCTTTCATAGCCTCTTTCCCCATAACTCCCTCTTCTTACCAGTCTGCCTGTGTCAGCTTCGCTAATCGGTTTACAGCAGTGGAATCCTGCGATTAACGAAATGCTTTGTACGACCAAAAAAGGTTTTCAAAAAGGTTTAGTTATTCAATCTATTCTGGTCAATCCCCCCGAACATGGGGTAATCTAAGTACTCTTCGACGTCGTCGTCTTCTGACTCAACGACTATGCTAAAGAGTATGTTAACGATCTCTCTCATCTGCCTCAGTTCATTTCTGAGCTCGTTTATTTCACGGACCAAGTCTTCTGTGGTCTTCGTCATTCGTTCTCCCTGATTTTGTTTAACATCGATGGGGGATATATCCTTTTGCCTAACCCTTCAAATTCTTTTCGATGATCGAATTCTTCAATGAAATTTCACGACAGCGTATAGATATCATAAAAATCAGAATTTGACCTCTCCGTAGTCATCTGCAAGCTTTCTCATGTCTGTTCTCTCACAGCGTTCGCAGTACAGTGTTCTATTTCTCTTCTTGAGAGGGGCGCGGCATTTCTTGCAGAGCGCAAGAATGACGCCAAAGTGATGACCAACCGTTGATAGCTGGAGGGATGGCTTCACCTGAATGACTTTCGCCCTGATTATATCGCTTGGCCTCAATTCTTTCCCGACGTCCTGTGTATATCCTGAGGAAACCTTTGAGATATGAATCGTCGCACTCGTATCGCCACTGATATCACGCTCTTTTCCCTCGACAGCGATCACCTCACAGATGGCCATACTGTTCCTTACGTCCGTCACTTCGGCGTAAACCACGTCGCCGACTTTCAGCGTGACGGGAGGGTTCTTAGCGGAAACCTTGGCAATTTTCTCTTCATGATCAAGCTCGAGATCTCCGCAGTACGCGGAATAGATCTTACCATCTATCTCATATGTCCCCTCGCCCGGGATAAATTCCTCAACGACAGCTACTTCATCTCCTGGCAGAACACATCTTCTTTTTTTCATCTCTTTTCACCCGATCTTCGAATGCAAAGGAGCAGAACATCGAAGTCCTTTTTCATCTTTTTGTGGAATTCAAACATATGCGGAATTACGAATTTATATCTTTTTTGAAGGACGATCTCCCATCCGCTGTTCATTACAAAATTCAAGACAAATTCGACGGTCTCAGCATTATGCATCGTGTAAATAACACTCGCAACCGACATCGCTGTTTCGAGAAATGGACGATCCGCCCCGCGCCTCTGAGATCCAAACGGCGGATTCTGAATTGCGACGTCCGCCCTTGCGGAGAAATGTGGTATCCTCGCGAGGACAAATTCCACATCTGCTCCTATGGCAGAAGCATTCGCCTTCGCCTCTTTCAACGCGAGGGGATCCGCATCAACCCCGATCGACATTTTAGAATTAAGAAGCGAAGCACCAATCGCGAAAATTCCATTTCCACATCCCAAATCGATTACGATCTTGTCCTCGATATCATTATTCGCATAAGCCGTAAAGAGAACATCAGCGGCTATCGTGGCTGGAGTTGAATACTGTTCGAGAAAAGGCTTTGGCTGAGAAAGTGGAGGTATTTGCTGCAGCAGTATCTCCAGCGCTCTTTTTTTCATTTTGAATTCAAGAACGGGGTCAATAATATCAAAGTTTGCTGTCAACGGCCATTGAACAGCCTCGAAGAAATCATCTCTTTATCCCGATATTGAGAAAGTCTGCGCTCGTCAGGATCCCAATGACGACACCTTTCCTAGAAACGAGGACTGCCTCCTGCCTCTGTAGGTGGAGAGATGCCAGCTCTATCGGTGTATCCTCGCTGAGGATCGGGAAGGGCGCTTCCATGATTTCAGAAACTGGGGTCTTCATCACCTCGTCGTAGCTCTTTTCCTTATTCTTTGTCTGCTCAATCGTATAATTTCTGATGATGTCGTCTGTGATGCTCCCGACGACGCGATCTCCAACAACAACAGGAAGCTGTGTGAACCTCCCTTTCACCATCCTTTCAATGGCTTCGGCAATTGTATCATCAGGTGAGATTGAAACGACGCCACGAGTCGCGAGATCCCCCACCGTCAGGTGAATCCCCGTCTTTTCCGCGTCGATAATTCCTTCCTTCAGTACTTCTTCAAATGCCTGGAAAATTTTTCTCACGTTGCCATACGACGGATCGATGGTTCCTTTCTCGATTTTGGCAATAAGGGATTGGCTGACCCCTGCGCGAACAGCAAGCTCCCTTTGAGAAAGCCCTAGTTTTTGCCTGATCTGCCTGATCTTCTCAAGTTCTGGAAGCTGTGGCATGATGGCAAGCTCAATCGGATCTATTTTTGGACTCATATCGATCAACTACTGCAATCTCATCTACCCAATATTACGATTCTTAGTCCCTTTGACTTCTTTGCGAAGTATTTTCAGCTTAACGGCCGTATAGCTTTTTATGTTATTATAAAAATTCGTATCTCGATTGAAGCCTAGATTTTCGATATTGGAATAATCATATCGAATTCATGTCCTCATTATGAGATTTTATTCGAAATTCGCATAAATTAATTCTAATAAGATTCGAATGAATAACAAACAATAACTAGTCGGTCTCACGTGAGTTTAGCGAGGTCCAATTGATGTTCCCATTGGGTGTTGATAAATTTGACGAATTGACGAATACTTCCCCAATGCCTATACTCTGTTCTCTCTATAGTGGCTTCCCCGCTCCTCACAGACAATTGGACATATTCTGGCTTGTAAGTGACTGATAGGAATTGCTGGCAAGGTGATTTGATTTGGATGAAGAAAGGTCATTTCCGAAATCATCGTTTTTCCTTTCAAATGGTGCTTTTAGCTCTAATGAGAGCGGAGAAATGTCGCTCCGATCAGGATCAATGCGCAGAAGAGAGGGTTATCAGTTGGGAGGTTGTGGTATAGCTGGTTGCCTATCACTCGACGGAGAACCTATATCTGGGGAGAAAATCGCCACCATGCTGACAACGATGAGTGAGCGTGAAAACGGTCTCGGGGCAGGCTATGCCTGTTATGGGTTGTTCCCAGAACGTCGGGATGAATTCTGCCTCCAGTTTTTCTTTGACGACGAGGACGTCAAGAATTCTGTTGAGGAGTTTCTCAAAGATCACGGGAACATTACAAAGGATGAAAAGGTCTTTACGAAGAAGTCGACGACGCTGAAACCGCCTTTTCCTCTCGTCTGGAGGTTCTTTTTCAGACCGGTTGAACGGAGAGAATGGAGGGGAAACCAGAAGCTTTCAGAAGAGGACTATGTCGTTCGACTTGTCATGCATGTAAACCAACACGTAGATGGAGCGTTTTGCATCTCGAGTGGGAAGGACATGGCCGTTTTTAAAGGGAATGGATATTCCTTTGAAATTTCTGATTTCTACGATATCCAGAGATACAGGGGGAAGATGTGGATCTCCCATTCAAGATTTCCAACGAATTCTCCTGGCTGGTGGGGGGGTGCCCATCCGATAAGTATCCTCGACTGGGCCGTCTGCCACAACGGCGAGATCACTTCATACGGCGTCAACAGGAAGTTCGTAGAAATGGAAGGCTACAGCTGCACACTCTTGACCGATACGGAGGTGGTCGCGTATCTTTGGGACATTCTCGTGAGAAAACATGGTCTGCCGATCAACCTCGCAGCGTTTGCGATGGCGCCGTGGTACTATCACGATATTAAACACCTCGATCCGCAGAACCAGAAGCTAGCAACACTGATAAGGGTCACTTACAAGGAAGCATTTCTCAACGGCCCCTTCAGCATCTTGGTAGGAAGGAGAGAGCCAGAGATCACTATGATCGCCCTTGCGGATAGAAAGAAGCTCAGGCCTTTGATTGTCGGCCAATCATCAGATGAGGGGATGTTTTTCGCAGCGAGCGAGGAATGTGCGATCAGGGCAATCGAACCGAATGCGGAGACGTGGACCCCGAACGCTGGGAGTCCCGCCATCGCGCAGGTCCGCAATGGGATCATAAGAGATGGTCTAGAATCACCTTTCTGGGGGGAGTGGAATGAGTGATTCATTGAATTTATCACAGGAAAGGATCGCTCAAGAACTGCCAGATAGATACAGACCCGTTATCGATTATGAACTCTGTAAGGGTTGCAAAAGATGCGTCAGGGAGTGCAGTTACAGCGCCCTGGAGTTTCGTGATGGCAAGGTGCGACCGCTTCGGGGGTGCGTCGCATGCGGCCGTTGCACTGCAATATGCCCTACTGGCGCTATAGAAATTCGCCTCCTCCCATACCATTTCCCGCCTCATTCGACCTTTACCGAGAGAATCAGACGAAGTATTATCTCCCAGGCAAATACTGGCGGGGTCCTGCTATCGTCGTGTGGCACCGATCTTGAATACCCGATGATCTTTGACGAACTATTGCTCGATGCAGCACAGGTAACAAACCCATCGATCGACCCGCTGAGAGAACCGATCGAGACTATAACATTTCTCGGCAGGAGGGGTGGGAAGCTCACAAGCTCCGAAAAGAAAGGTCTGCTGGAGGACGAGGATATCGGCCCCGTTATCATGATGGATATGCCGATCATGATTGGCCACATCAGCTTGGGCGCAGTTAGCTATCCAGCGCAAAAGGCCCTTTTCAAAGCGGCATGCGACCTCAATATAATAGCCGGCTCAGGCGAGGGTGGCCTTCATTCAGACTTCTATGCTTATGCGGATCACATCAATAGCGAAGTGGCGAGCGGGAGGTTCGGCGTCACACCAGATTACTTGAAAAGGGTTGCCGCCGTTGAAATCAAAATAGGGCAGGGCGCAAAGCCTGGGCACGGTGGTCATCTCCCTGGTGAGAAGGTCACTGATCTCATCTCGCAGACGAGAATGATACCGACCGGTACCGATGCGCTCTCGCCATACCCACATCACGACATCTATAGTATCGAAGACTTGCAGCAGCTGATCTGCGCCTTGAAGGAGGCAACGGACTACAGGATCCCTGTCGGCGTCAAGATCGCAGCGGTGCACAACGTCGCCGCAATAGCATCTGGCATTGTGAGGGCAGGAGCTGACTTCATAACGATCGATGGTTTTCGAGGAGGGACTGGCTCGGCACCACGTGTCATAAGGGACCACGCTGGCCTTCCGATCGAGGTGGCTGTTGCTGTCGTTGACAAGCGTCTCGCAGAGGAGGGGTTAAGGAACAAGATCACACTCTGCGCTGGTGGGAGCATAAGGTCCTCTGCCGACATGATCAAGATTCTGGCACTTGGAGCGGACGTGGCGATGGTATGCACCGCCGCACTCGTCGCAATGGGGTGCAGGGTTTGCCAGCAGTGTCATCGAGGTCTGTGTGCTTGGGGAATTGCAACACAAAAACCAGAGCTCACTGCGAGGCTCGACCCAGAGATCGCATCTGCGAGAATTACGAGGCTTTTCACCGCATGGAATGAGGAGCTTAAGGAGGTGCTGGGGGCGATGGGCATCGACGCCGTTGAGAGCTTGATCGGTAATAGGGACAGACTGAGGTACATCGGGCCAAACCCGAAGATTGCCGAAATCATGGGAGTGAAGCATGTTGGCGAAGGGTGGGGTTGAGGATGAATTCAGACGGTAAATTCAGTATTAATGGATTCATTGACCACCATATTGAGTTCAGTTTCGAAGCAAGTGGTGTCGTCAAGACAGCTACGATTCGCGCAGACAAACGTGATCACCTAGGTCATCCTCTTGATTACAAAATTCTCAATCTCGCGATAAAGAAATGCATTAACGCTGGCTATAAACACATCGTGATCGAAGGTGCGCTTGGGCAGAGATATATCGGCGCTGCTCTATCAGATCCAGATGTTAAGATTGAGGTACATGGAACCCCTGGCAACAATCTCGGGGCGTTTCTCAACGGGGCGACAATCGAGGTCTTTGGTAACGCCCAGGATTTGACAGGAAATACGATGAACTCGGGCAAAATTATCGTGCACGGTAACGCAGGGGATGTAACTGGACTCGCTGCGAGGAGCGGTATTATCCTTATCAAGGGGAATTCTGGTTATCGAACGGGTATCCACATGAAGGAGTTTGCTGGTCTGAAGCCTGCAATCGTTGTCGGAGGAGGCGTCAAAGATTATCTCGGAGAATACATGGCTGGCGGTACGGTCTTGGTACTTGGTATTGGTATGGACGAGCGGGTGGTCTCTGGAGCTAACATAGGTGCGGGGATGCACGGTGGAACCATCTTCATTAGGGGCAGGCTTAACCCTAATCAGTTAGGATCAGGAGCGGTCATCAAAGAAAAAACGGAGAACGATCTGGTACAATTGGAAGCGCTCATAAGGGAGTACGAGGCTGCATTCGGGGTGGAAGTCCCGCGGGATTGGGAAGACTATACAAAGGTAGTACCGCACACACACCGACCGTTCCACGGACATTATGACCCTACGCTCATCTAGGAAATCCTTAGTCAAAGTCCAGGAAACCTCATCACAGATTCGAGGACGATTTGGACTTCCAGGTCGACCAGGCCGATCGGTATTATTTTCTTTGTGATAATATCTTCGAGGGCTCTATTATCTGGTGCGTGGACTCTGATCATGATACTTCTTTCGCCAGAAACATTGAGAACTTCCATCACACCTGGAACATCCCTCAATTTTTTCAAATCATCGGCGACGACATTCTTTGCGAGATTTGCGAAAATCACTGCGTCCGCTTTCATGCCAGTCTGCTCAGTATTGACAATCGCCACATAACCAAGAATGACACCGTCATCCTCCAATCTCCTTATCCTGTCTCGAATCGTCGACGGAGACCGGCGCAGTTTAGAGGCCACTTCGTTGTAAGTCATCTTGCCCTCAGTGGCAAGAAGCTTGATGATCTTTCGATTCATTTCGTCGATGACTACCAAGCTCGGTCCCCCCTAACGCCGTTTAGTTATTACGGATTCCTTGAATATATTCTTTTTTGAATTCTTGCGCTTATGACGGAAAAAACGCTTGATGTTCGCCGATCGAGCGTATTTTTTTGCGTTCGTGGCAGAGTCATTTCGTAATAACTCTTTTCGGAAGTACATATCTCTGCTCAATTTGTTTTCAACCGCTCTGTTTTGCGCTATCTCACGCGATTTCTTCGAGATG is from Methanomassiliicoccales archaeon and encodes:
- a CDS encoding CBS domain-containing protein, with amino-acid sequence MSPKIDPIELAIMPQLPELEKIRQIRQKLGLSQRELAVRAGVSQSLIAKIEKGTIDPSYGNVRKIFQAFEEVLKEGIIDAEKTGIHLTVGDLATRGVVSISPDDTIAEAIERMVKGRFTQLPVVVGDRVVGSITDDIIRNYTIEQTKNKEKSYDEVMKTPVSEIMEAPFPILSEDTPIELASLHLQRQEAVLVSRKGVVIGILTSADFLNIGIKR
- a CDS encoding glutamine amidotransferase family protein — protein: MDEERSFPKSSFFLSNGAFSSNESGEMSLRSGSMRRREGYQLGGCGIAGCLSLDGEPISGEKIATMLTTMSERENGLGAGYACYGLFPERRDEFCLQFFFDDEDVKNSVEEFLKDHGNITKDEKVFTKKSTTLKPPFPLVWRFFFRPVERREWRGNQKLSEEDYVVRLVMHVNQHVDGAFCISSGKDMAVFKGNGYSFEISDFYDIQRYRGKMWISHSRFPTNSPGWWGGAHPISILDWAVCHNGEITSYGVNRKFVEMEGYSCTLLTDTEVVAYLWDILVRKHGLPINLAAFAMAPWYYHDIKHLDPQNQKLATLIRVTYKEAFLNGPFSILVGRREPEITMIALADRKKLRPLIVGQSSDEGMFFAASEECAIRAIEPNAETWTPNAGSPAIAQVRNGIIRDGLESPFWGEWNE
- a CDS encoding Lrp/AsnC family transcriptional regulator, which produces MVVIDEMNRKIIKLLATEGKMTYNEVASKLRRSPSTIRDRIRRLEDDGVILGYVAIVNTEQTGMKADAVIFANLAKNVVADDLKKLRDVPGVMEVLNVSGERSIMIRVHAPDNRALEDIITKKIIPIGLVDLEVQIVLESVMRFPGL
- a CDS encoding glutamate synthase-related protein, translating into MSDSLNLSQERIAQELPDRYRPVIDYELCKGCKRCVRECSYSALEFRDGKVRPLRGCVACGRCTAICPTGAIEIRLLPYHFPPHSTFTERIRRSIISQANTGGVLLSSCGTDLEYPMIFDELLLDAAQVTNPSIDPLREPIETITFLGRRGGKLTSSEKKGLLEDEDIGPVIMMDMPIMIGHISLGAVSYPAQKALFKAACDLNIIAGSGEGGLHSDFYAYADHINSEVASGRFGVTPDYLKRVAAVEIKIGQGAKPGHGGHLPGEKVTDLISQTRMIPTGTDALSPYPHHDIYSIEDLQQLICALKEATDYRIPVGVKIAAVHNVAAIASGIVRAGADFITIDGFRGGTGSAPRVIRDHAGLPIEVAVAVVDKRLAEEGLRNKITLCAGGSIRSSADMIKILALGADVAMVCTAALVAMGCRVCQQCHRGLCAWGIATQKPELTARLDPEIASARITRLFTAWNEELKEVLGAMGIDAVESLIGNRDRLRYIGPNPKIAEIMGVKHVGEGWG